In Nomia melanderi isolate GNS246 chromosome 4, iyNomMela1, whole genome shotgun sequence, the following are encoded in one genomic region:
- the Pomp gene encoding proteasome maturation protein, whose protein sequence is MSFNLPPLIPKPTVSEQFNVHNDNYGVPSPMVSGLSGTRQSIGFSHPLEVSERNFQKNCDRMNMVLLRNTQGIHAPMRIAMELKATEKIGRLPFLPSSNLMKDVILGRDEDIGFEDILNTAEFREQMGQPHAVIEKSLGIL, encoded by the exons ATG AGTTTTAATTTGCCACCGCTTATCCCAAAACCAACTGTCAGTGAACAATTCAATGTTCACAATGACAATTATGGGGTACCTAGCCCTATGGTTTCAGG GTTGTCAGGAACTAGACAAAGCATAGGCTTCTCCCATCCCTTAGAAGTTTCTGAAAGAAAT tttcaaaaaAACTGTGACCGTATGAATATGGTATTACTTAGAAACACACAAGGAATACATGCACCAATGCGAATAGCAATGGAATTAAAAGCAACTGAAAAAATTGGAAGATTGCCCTTTTTACCATCATCAAATTTAATGAAAGATGTCATACTTGGAAGAGATGAGGATATAgg ATTTGAAGACATATTAAACACTGCTGAATTTAGAGAACAAATGGGCCAGCCACATGCAGTTATTGAAAAAAGTCTtggaatattgtaa
- the LOC116425294 gene encoding betaine-homocysteine S-methyltransferase, which produces MEVNILDGGFSAQLSTHVGAKIDGDPLWTSRFLATNPDAVYATHLDFLRAGADIIETNTYQASVSGLMKHLSITEEESKNLLCEAVNFAKKAVKDYTKETSENDKIENKNPLIAGSCGPYGASLLDGSEYNGAYGKTTHREIMKHWHKSRIDILVDAGIDLLALETIPCYQEAETLVELLREYPNVKAWLSFSCKRNSLNIVDGSNFEEVATRCYRMALPGQIVAIGVNCLAPTDVTPLLKNINKDEKNEFIPLIAYPNSGEIYSSTEGWIWNESCDSIENFVPEWLELGIRYLGGCCRVYSENIKSIRKAVNNFKTKLQQ; this is translated from the coding sequence atgGAGGTTAACATTTTGGATGGTGGATTTAGTGCACAATTATCTACTCATGTTGGTGCAAAAATTGATGGTGATCCATTATGGACATCACGATTTTTAGCAACAAATCCTGATGCAGTTTATGCAACACATTTAGATTTTTTAAGAGCAGGAGCAGATATCATAGAAACTAACACTTATCAAGCATCAGTTTCTGgtttaatgaaacatttatctataactgaagaagaaagtaaaaatttattatgtgaAGCTGTCAATTTTGCCAAAAAAGCAGTTAAAGATTACACAAAAGAAACatcagaaaatgataaaattgaaaacaaaaatcCATTAATTGCTGGCTCTTGTGGACCTTATGGAGCCAGTTTACTCGATGGTTCAGAATATAATGGAGCTTATGGTAAAACCACACATCGTGAGATTATGAAACATTGGCATAAATCACGTATTGATATTTTAGTAGATGCTGGTATTGATTTATTGGCACTAGAGACTATACCTTGTTATCAAGAAGCAGAAACATTGGTTGAACTTTTACGAGAATATCCAAATGTTAAAGCATGGCtttcattttcttgtaaaaGAAATAGCCTAAACATAGTAGATGGAAGTAATTTTGAAGAAGTAGCTACTCGCTGTTACAGGATGGCTTTACCTGGGCAAATAGTTGCCATTGGTGTGAATTGTCTTGCTCCAACTGATGTAACTCctttactaaaaaatattaataaagatgAGAAAAATGAATTCATCCCATTAATAGCATATCCCAATAGTGGAGAAATTTATTCTTCAACTGAAGGATGGATATGGAATGAAAGTTGCGACTCGATAGAAAATTTTGTGCCAGAATGGTTGGAACTTGGAATACGTTATCTTGGAGGTTGTTGCAGAGTGTATTCAGAAAACATCAAATCTATCAGAAAAGCAGTAAATAATTTCAAGACAAAATTGCAgcaataa
- the LOC116425293 gene encoding betaine-homocysteine S-methyltransferase, which translates to MSTIKVLDGGFSTQLATHVGDIIDGDPLWTARFLVTNPNAIISTHLDFLKAGAEIILTNTYQASIDGFSKYMGLTEEESLDIFSKAVDYAKEAVNLYKKEIKGDKNIINENPLIAGSIGPYGACLHDASEYTGKYCSSVSEKVLMDWHRPRINKLIDSGINILAIETIPCKREGEALVTLLKEYPNTKAWLSFSCRDDGCSIADGSNFHNVITECYKKASRGQILAVGVNCIAPQNVTPLLKAINGRCKKEFIPLVVYPNSGDKYTVESGWIKEEGEYPLHQFVHEWLDLGVRYIGGCCRTYAEDIKKIQAEVKTWENKKQT; encoded by the coding sequence ATGTCAACAATAAAAGTGTTAGACGGCGGATTTTCTACACAATTAGCAACTCATGTGGGTGATATAATAGATGGTGATCCTTTGTGGACAGCGCGATTTCTTGTTACAAATCCAAATGCTATTATTTCTACACACTTGGACTTTTTGAAAGCTGGTGCTGAAATAATTCTTACAAATACTTATCAGGCATCTATTGATGGTTTTTCTAAATATATGGGCTTAACAGAAGAGGAGAGTCTTGATATATTCAGTAAAGCTGTTGATTATGCCAAAGAAGCTGTGAacttatataaaaaagaaataaaaggtgataaaaatattataaatgagaATCCACTAATTGCTGGATCTATTGGACCATATGGTGCCTGTTTGCATGATGCTTCAGAGTATACTGGTAAATATTGTTCATCTGTGTCTGAAAAAGTTCTTATGGACTGGCACAGACCAcgcattaataaattaattgatagtGGTATCAATATATTAGCAATAGAGACAATACCTTGTAAACGAGAAGGAGAAGCACTGGTCACTTTGCTAAAAGAATACCCAAATACTAAAGCTTGGTTGTCTTTTTCTTGTCGTGATGATGGATGCAGTATAGCTGATGGATCTAATTTTCATAATGTTATTACCGAGTGTTATAAGAAAGCTTCACGAGGACAAATTCTAGCTGTTGGTGTTAACTGCATTGCGCCACAAAACGTAACACCTTTGTTGAAAGCAATTAATGGAAGATGTAAAAAAGAATTCATACCTTTAGTAGTATATCCTAACAGTGGTGACAAATATACTGTGGAATCTGGTTGGATAAAAGAGGAAGGAGAATACCCTTTACATCAATTTGTACATGAATGGTTGGATTTGGGTGTTCGATACATAGGTGGATGTTGTAGGACATATGCTGaggatataaaaaaaatacaggCAGAAGTAAAAACTTGGGAGAACAAAAAACAAACCTAG
- the LeuRS gene encoding leucyl-tRNA synthetase isoform X1, with protein MATERKGTFKVEYLQKIEKDVQDKWESDKVYEQDAPLEVKKSSDEKFFANFPYPYMNGKLHLGHVFSLSKCEFAVRYNRLLGKKVLFPFGFHATGMPIKACADKLKMEIELYGYPPKFPKEEIIEEEVADTLEIKDKSKGTKSKAVAKTVSAKYQWQIMQTLGLTHEEIKNFADSAYWLDYFPPLAVQDLKSIGLHVDWRRTFITTDANPFYDSFVRWQFLHLKSRNKIKYGKRYTIYSPKDGQPCMDHDRSTGEGVGPQEYTLIKMKLQEPYPENLKSLSGKSVYLVAATLRPETMYGQTNCWIHPDIPYIAYSVSNGDIYISTERAARNMAYQDFFKEEGKIHVELKLSGKDILGLALEAPLTTNKVIYTLPMLTIKEDKGTGVVTSVPSDSPDDYAALVDLKKKQAFREKYGITDKMVLPYNPIPIIEVPEFGNLSAVTAYDKLKIQSQNDKLKLLEAKEMVYLKGFYDGVLLVGKYKGKRVQDVKKQIQKDLINEGKVVIYYEPEKKIISRSNDECVVALCNQWYLDYGEESWKKETVEALKNLNTFHDEVRRNFMACLDWLHEYACSRTYGLGTKLPWDENWLIESLSDSTIYMAYYTVAHLLQGGTFKGDKENTYNIKAEEMTPEVWDYIFFKDAKFPKTNIKKQALEHMRREFQYWYPFDLRVSGKDLIQNHLTFCIYNHTAIWPKQPELWPKGIRANGHLLLNSAKMSKSEGNFLTLGEAIAKFSADGTRLSLADSGDSVEDANFVESTADAGILRLYNFIEWVKEVLASKSTFRQGQLRTFNDKVFESEINLKIRETGDNYSKMLYKEALRTGFFEFQAAKDKYLQLSALENINWTLIMKFIETQIILLSPICPHVSEYVWKLIGNEGSILNAKWPQTGEIDEILIKSSQYLMDAAHSFRVLLKVYMTPKKGPKGKNEATIIEKPMEGTIWVAKTYPAWQSTILTTMKNLFLKNGNKLPENKIISTELGKMQELKKYMKRVMPFVQLMREKMELHGLNALNLTLDFDEFKILQDNKKYLENTLDLENIEIKYSNEAPEKTKEECCPGSPYMNFFSSGFSVCAINPQKCSGLFRMTIKIMNNDTGADVISRITKQSKLIKNSLSVSLYRYNDPYMGSRTKPDADDIVKGKIQISPDSVFIVDIENKTAKLKDERGVYDIGNELVYIVHKNGN; from the exons Atg GCAACAGAAAGGAAAGGAACATTTAAAGTAGAATAtcttcagaaaattgaaaaagatgTTCAAGATAAATGGGAATCTGACAAAGTATATGAACAGGATGCACCTTTGGAAGTTAAGAAATCTTCAGATGAGAAATTTTTTGCAAATTTTCCGTATCCTTATATGAATGGTAAACTTCATCTTGGTCATGTATTTTCATTGTCAAAATGTGAa tttgcaGTACGCTACAATCGATTATTAGGAAAAAAAGTACTCTTTCCATTTGGCTTCCATGCTACTGGTATGCCCATTAAAGCTTGTGCtgataaattgaaaatggaaataGAATTATATGGATATCCACCAAAATTCCCtaaagaagaaattatagaaGAAGAAGTCGCAGATACCTTGGAAATAAAAGATAAGAGTAAAGGAACAAAG AGTAAAGCAGTTGCAAAAACAGTTAGTGCAAAGTATCAGTGGCAAATTATGCAAACCCTTGGTTTGACccatgaagaaataaaaaattttgctGATTCTGCATATTGGTTGGACTATTTTCCACCCCTTGCTGTACAGGACTTAAAGTCAATCGGATTACAT GTGGATTGGCGTAGAACATTTATTACAACAGATGCAAATCCATTTTATGATTCATTTGTACGTTGGCAATTTCTGCACTTAAAAAGTAGAAACAAAATAAAGTATGGAAAAAGATATACAATCTATTCACCAAAGGATGGACAACCTTGTATGGATCATGATAGATCAACTGGAGAAGGAGTAGGACCACAAGAATACACTTTGATTAAAATGAAGCTTCAAGAACCTTAtcctgaaaatttgaaaagtctTTCTGGCAAATCTGTTTACTTAGTAGCTGCAACTCTGAGACCAGAAACAATGTATGGTCAAACAAATTGTTGGATTCATCCGGATATACCATACATTGCCTATTCTGTGTCAAATGGAGACATCTATATATCAACAGAGAGAGCAGCAAGAAACATGGCCTACCAAGATTTTTTCAAAGAAGAGGGAAAGATACATGTTGAACTAAAACTTAGTGGAAAAGACATATTAGGATTAGCTCTCGAAGCACCTCTCACAACTAACAAAGTAATTTATACTTTACCAATGTTGACTATTAAAGAAGACAAAGGAACTGGAGTTGTTACTTCTGTTCCTAGTGATTCCCCTGATGATTATGCTGCTTTAGTAGATCTCAAGAAGAAACAAGCTTTCAGAGAAAAGTATGGAATAACCGATAAAATGGTACTACCTTATAATCCTATACCAATTATTGAAGTACCAGAATTTGGTAATCTGTCTGCAGTGACTGCATatgacaaattaaaaattcagtctCAAAATGACAAACTTAAGTTATTAGAAGCAAAAGAAATGGTATATCTTAAAGGCTTTTATGATGGGGTACTACTAGTTGgtaaatataaaggaaaaagagTTCAAGACGTTAAAAAGCAAATACAAAAAGATTTAATAAATGAAGGAAAAGTTGTTATATATTATGAACcggagaaaaaaattatatctaGATCAAATGACGAATGTGTGGTAGCTTTATGTAATCAATGGTATCTGGACTATGGTGAAGAAAGTTGGAAAAAAGAAACTGTAGAAGctttaaaaaatcttaataCTTTCCACGATGAAGTGAGAAGAAATTTTATGGCATGCCTTGATTGGTTACATGAATATGCATGTTCAAGAACTTATGGACTTG gtACTAAGTTACCATGGGATGAGAACTGGTTAATCGAATCCCTTTCAGATTCAACAATCTACATGGCTTATTATACTGTAGCACATTTATTGCAAGGAGGAACATTCAAAGGAGATAAAGAAAATACATATAACATCAA GGCTGAGGAGATGACACCAGAAGTATGGGACTATATATTTTTCAAGGATGCTAAGTTTccaaaaacaaatataaagaaacaGGCACTAGAACACATGCGACGTGAATTCCAATATTGGTATCCTTTTGATTTAAGAGTTTCTGGGAAAGATTTAATCCAAAATCATCTCACTTTCTGTATTTACAACCACACTGCAATATGGCCTAAGCAACCAGAATTATGGCCAAAAGGAATACGAGCAAatggacatttattattaaactcaGCTAAG atgtCAAAATCAGAAGGCAATTTTCTAACGCTTGGTGAAGCAATAGCAAAGTTTTCAGCAGATGGTACACGACTTAGTTTAGCTGATTCTGGTGATTCAGTAGAGGATGCTAACTTTGTTGAAAGTACAGCAGATGCTGGAATTCttagactttataatttcattgaatggGTTAAAGAAGTTCTGGCTTCTAAAAGTACCTTTAGGCAAGGACAATTACGTACATTCAATGACAAAGTCTTTGAAAg TGAAATCAACTTAAAAATACGTGAGACTGGAGACAATTATTCAAAAATGCTATACAAAGAAGCATTAAGAACAGGTTTCTTTGAATTTCAAGCAGCGAAAGACAAGTATCTACAATTGAGTGCACTTGAGAATATAAATTGgacattaattatgaaatttatagaaactcAAATTATTCTTTTGTCCCCTATTTGTCCACATGTATCAGAATATGTGTGGAAACTCATTGGCAAT gAAGGTAGCATACTAAATGCTAAGTGGCCACAGACAGGAGAAATTGatgaaattcttataaaatcaTCTCAGTACCTTATGGATGCTGCGCATTCATTCAGAGTTCTTTTAAAGGTTTATATGACACCAAAAAAAGGTCCAAAAGGAAAAAATGAGGCAACTATTATAGAAAAACCTATGGAAGGTACAATTTGGGTAGCTAAAACGTATCCTGCTTGGCAGAGTACTATTTTAACTACAATGAAAAACTTGTTTCTt AAAAATGGCAATAAACTTCCAGAAAATAAGATTATTTCAACAGAATTAGGAAAAATGCAGGAATTAAAGAAGTACATGAAACGAGTAATGCCATTTGTGCAATTAATGAGGGAAAAGATGGAACTTCATGGATTGAATGCACTCAACTTGACATTAGACTTTGACGAATTCAAAATTCTtcaagataataaaaaatatcttgaaaataCTTTGGAT ttagaaaatattgagataaaGTATAGTAATGAAGCTCCagaaaaaacgaaagaagaatGTTGTCCAGGCTCACCATACATGAATTTCTTTAGTTCTGGTTTTTCAGTATGTGCTATTAATCCGCAGAAATGTAGTGGTTTATTTAGGATGACTATAAAGATAATGAATAATGACACTGGTGCAGATGTCATTTCACGAATAACGAAACAAAGCAAATTAATAAAga ATTCATTATCTGTTTCCTTATATCGTTATAACGATCCTTACATGGGATCTAGAACTAAGCCAGACGCTGATGATATTGTGAAaggtaaaatacaaatttctccTGACTCTGTATTTATCGTAGACATAGAAAACAAAACCGCTAAATTAAAAGATGAACGGGGTGTATACGACATCGGTAATGAATTAGTATACATAGTGCACAAGAATGGAAATTAA
- the LeuRS gene encoding leucyl-tRNA synthetase isoform X2, with protein sequence MNGKLHLGHVFSLSKCEFAVRYNRLLGKKVLFPFGFHATGMPIKACADKLKMEIELYGYPPKFPKEEIIEEEVADTLEIKDKSKGTKSKAVAKTVSAKYQWQIMQTLGLTHEEIKNFADSAYWLDYFPPLAVQDLKSIGLHVDWRRTFITTDANPFYDSFVRWQFLHLKSRNKIKYGKRYTIYSPKDGQPCMDHDRSTGEGVGPQEYTLIKMKLQEPYPENLKSLSGKSVYLVAATLRPETMYGQTNCWIHPDIPYIAYSVSNGDIYISTERAARNMAYQDFFKEEGKIHVELKLSGKDILGLALEAPLTTNKVIYTLPMLTIKEDKGTGVVTSVPSDSPDDYAALVDLKKKQAFREKYGITDKMVLPYNPIPIIEVPEFGNLSAVTAYDKLKIQSQNDKLKLLEAKEMVYLKGFYDGVLLVGKYKGKRVQDVKKQIQKDLINEGKVVIYYEPEKKIISRSNDECVVALCNQWYLDYGEESWKKETVEALKNLNTFHDEVRRNFMACLDWLHEYACSRTYGLGTKLPWDENWLIESLSDSTIYMAYYTVAHLLQGGTFKGDKENTYNIKAEEMTPEVWDYIFFKDAKFPKTNIKKQALEHMRREFQYWYPFDLRVSGKDLIQNHLTFCIYNHTAIWPKQPELWPKGIRANGHLLLNSAKMSKSEGNFLTLGEAIAKFSADGTRLSLADSGDSVEDANFVESTADAGILRLYNFIEWVKEVLASKSTFRQGQLRTFNDKVFESEINLKIRETGDNYSKMLYKEALRTGFFEFQAAKDKYLQLSALENINWTLIMKFIETQIILLSPICPHVSEYVWKLIGNEGSILNAKWPQTGEIDEILIKSSQYLMDAAHSFRVLLKVYMTPKKGPKGKNEATIIEKPMEGTIWVAKTYPAWQSTILTTMKNLFLKNGNKLPENKIISTELGKMQELKKYMKRVMPFVQLMREKMELHGLNALNLTLDFDEFKILQDNKKYLENTLDLENIEIKYSNEAPEKTKEECCPGSPYMNFFSSGFSVCAINPQKCSGLFRMTIKIMNNDTGADVISRITKQSKLIKNSLSVSLYRYNDPYMGSRTKPDADDIVKGKIQISPDSVFIVDIENKTAKLKDERGVYDIGNELVYIVHKNGN encoded by the exons ATGAATGGTAAACTTCATCTTGGTCATGTATTTTCATTGTCAAAATGTGAa tttgcaGTACGCTACAATCGATTATTAGGAAAAAAAGTACTCTTTCCATTTGGCTTCCATGCTACTGGTATGCCCATTAAAGCTTGTGCtgataaattgaaaatggaaataGAATTATATGGATATCCACCAAAATTCCCtaaagaagaaattatagaaGAAGAAGTCGCAGATACCTTGGAAATAAAAGATAAGAGTAAAGGAACAAAG AGTAAAGCAGTTGCAAAAACAGTTAGTGCAAAGTATCAGTGGCAAATTATGCAAACCCTTGGTTTGACccatgaagaaataaaaaattttgctGATTCTGCATATTGGTTGGACTATTTTCCACCCCTTGCTGTACAGGACTTAAAGTCAATCGGATTACAT GTGGATTGGCGTAGAACATTTATTACAACAGATGCAAATCCATTTTATGATTCATTTGTACGTTGGCAATTTCTGCACTTAAAAAGTAGAAACAAAATAAAGTATGGAAAAAGATATACAATCTATTCACCAAAGGATGGACAACCTTGTATGGATCATGATAGATCAACTGGAGAAGGAGTAGGACCACAAGAATACACTTTGATTAAAATGAAGCTTCAAGAACCTTAtcctgaaaatttgaaaagtctTTCTGGCAAATCTGTTTACTTAGTAGCTGCAACTCTGAGACCAGAAACAATGTATGGTCAAACAAATTGTTGGATTCATCCGGATATACCATACATTGCCTATTCTGTGTCAAATGGAGACATCTATATATCAACAGAGAGAGCAGCAAGAAACATGGCCTACCAAGATTTTTTCAAAGAAGAGGGAAAGATACATGTTGAACTAAAACTTAGTGGAAAAGACATATTAGGATTAGCTCTCGAAGCACCTCTCACAACTAACAAAGTAATTTATACTTTACCAATGTTGACTATTAAAGAAGACAAAGGAACTGGAGTTGTTACTTCTGTTCCTAGTGATTCCCCTGATGATTATGCTGCTTTAGTAGATCTCAAGAAGAAACAAGCTTTCAGAGAAAAGTATGGAATAACCGATAAAATGGTACTACCTTATAATCCTATACCAATTATTGAAGTACCAGAATTTGGTAATCTGTCTGCAGTGACTGCATatgacaaattaaaaattcagtctCAAAATGACAAACTTAAGTTATTAGAAGCAAAAGAAATGGTATATCTTAAAGGCTTTTATGATGGGGTACTACTAGTTGgtaaatataaaggaaaaagagTTCAAGACGTTAAAAAGCAAATACAAAAAGATTTAATAAATGAAGGAAAAGTTGTTATATATTATGAACcggagaaaaaaattatatctaGATCAAATGACGAATGTGTGGTAGCTTTATGTAATCAATGGTATCTGGACTATGGTGAAGAAAGTTGGAAAAAAGAAACTGTAGAAGctttaaaaaatcttaataCTTTCCACGATGAAGTGAGAAGAAATTTTATGGCATGCCTTGATTGGTTACATGAATATGCATGTTCAAGAACTTATGGACTTG gtACTAAGTTACCATGGGATGAGAACTGGTTAATCGAATCCCTTTCAGATTCAACAATCTACATGGCTTATTATACTGTAGCACATTTATTGCAAGGAGGAACATTCAAAGGAGATAAAGAAAATACATATAACATCAA GGCTGAGGAGATGACACCAGAAGTATGGGACTATATATTTTTCAAGGATGCTAAGTTTccaaaaacaaatataaagaaacaGGCACTAGAACACATGCGACGTGAATTCCAATATTGGTATCCTTTTGATTTAAGAGTTTCTGGGAAAGATTTAATCCAAAATCATCTCACTTTCTGTATTTACAACCACACTGCAATATGGCCTAAGCAACCAGAATTATGGCCAAAAGGAATACGAGCAAatggacatttattattaaactcaGCTAAG atgtCAAAATCAGAAGGCAATTTTCTAACGCTTGGTGAAGCAATAGCAAAGTTTTCAGCAGATGGTACACGACTTAGTTTAGCTGATTCTGGTGATTCAGTAGAGGATGCTAACTTTGTTGAAAGTACAGCAGATGCTGGAATTCttagactttataatttcattgaatggGTTAAAGAAGTTCTGGCTTCTAAAAGTACCTTTAGGCAAGGACAATTACGTACATTCAATGACAAAGTCTTTGAAAg TGAAATCAACTTAAAAATACGTGAGACTGGAGACAATTATTCAAAAATGCTATACAAAGAAGCATTAAGAACAGGTTTCTTTGAATTTCAAGCAGCGAAAGACAAGTATCTACAATTGAGTGCACTTGAGAATATAAATTGgacattaattatgaaatttatagaaactcAAATTATTCTTTTGTCCCCTATTTGTCCACATGTATCAGAATATGTGTGGAAACTCATTGGCAAT gAAGGTAGCATACTAAATGCTAAGTGGCCACAGACAGGAGAAATTGatgaaattcttataaaatcaTCTCAGTACCTTATGGATGCTGCGCATTCATTCAGAGTTCTTTTAAAGGTTTATATGACACCAAAAAAAGGTCCAAAAGGAAAAAATGAGGCAACTATTATAGAAAAACCTATGGAAGGTACAATTTGGGTAGCTAAAACGTATCCTGCTTGGCAGAGTACTATTTTAACTACAATGAAAAACTTGTTTCTt AAAAATGGCAATAAACTTCCAGAAAATAAGATTATTTCAACAGAATTAGGAAAAATGCAGGAATTAAAGAAGTACATGAAACGAGTAATGCCATTTGTGCAATTAATGAGGGAAAAGATGGAACTTCATGGATTGAATGCACTCAACTTGACATTAGACTTTGACGAATTCAAAATTCTtcaagataataaaaaatatcttgaaaataCTTTGGAT ttagaaaatattgagataaaGTATAGTAATGAAGCTCCagaaaaaacgaaagaagaatGTTGTCCAGGCTCACCATACATGAATTTCTTTAGTTCTGGTTTTTCAGTATGTGCTATTAATCCGCAGAAATGTAGTGGTTTATTTAGGATGACTATAAAGATAATGAATAATGACACTGGTGCAGATGTCATTTCACGAATAACGAAACAAAGCAAATTAATAAAga ATTCATTATCTGTTTCCTTATATCGTTATAACGATCCTTACATGGGATCTAGAACTAAGCCAGACGCTGATGATATTGTGAAaggtaaaatacaaatttctccTGACTCTGTATTTATCGTAGACATAGAAAACAAAACCGCTAAATTAAAAGATGAACGGGGTGTATACGACATCGGTAATGAATTAGTATACATAGTGCACAAGAATGGAAATTAA
- the Surf1 gene encoding surfeit locus protein 1 isoform X2: protein MQCKIFISYHDNKMSIPIGTFLLGVWQIQRRKWKLGLIQDLNERTTHEPVELPADLEQLKLMEYYPIKVKGTFLYDKEFVQGLRNLILDGEAKTDNSFMTSQNSKKGYWIITPFKLSDRDLTILVNRGWIPKSFKSPAKRQNIELHGEVEITGILRLNEPRPQFVPKNSPDADDLWYYRDVNAMAEKAETAPIYIEMTRNKDSHTYPIGGQTQVVLRNEHLSYIITWFSLSAATSYMWYKQVLKRCAI from the exons atgcaatgtaaaatatttatttcgtaccATGATAATAAgatg agtatTCCAATTGGAACATTTTTGCTTGGTGTATGGCAAATTCAAAGACGTAAATGGAAATTAGGTCTAATACAAGATTTAAACGAACGTACTACTCATGAGCCTGTAGAATTACCAGCAGA tttagaaCAATTGAAGTTAATGGAATATTATCCTATTAAAGTTAAAGGAACATTTTTATACGATAAAGAATTTGTTCAGGGgcttagaaatttaatattggatGGTGAAGCAAAAACTGATAATTCCTTTATGACATCCCAAAATTCTAAAAAGGGATATTGGATTATCACACCTTTTAAACTATCAGATCGAGA ttTGACGATTCTAGTAAATCGTGGCTGGATTCCTAAATCTTTTAAAAGTCCAGCAAAAAGGCAAAACATTGAGTTACATGGTGAGGTAGAAATTACAGGAATTTTAAGGTTGAACGAACCAAGACCACAATTTGTACCCAAAAATTCGCCTGATGCAGATGATTTATGGTACTATAG aGATGTAAATGCAATGGCAGAGAAAGCAGAAACTGCTCCTATATACATTGAAATGACACGTAACAAAGATTCTCATACATATCCAATAGGTGGTCAAACACAAGTGGTATTGAGAAATGAACACTTAAGTTATATTATCACATGGTTTTCACTTTCTGCAGCCACTTCTTATATGTGGTATAAACAAGTATTGAAACGTTGTGCAATTTAA